The following is a genomic window from Actinomadura rubteroloni.
CGGCAAGCTCGACAACACGCCTGAGCTGGTGAACTTCGCGCGGCAGTTGGAGCAGGTCTGCGTCGAGACGGTCGAAGGCGGACAGATGACCAAGGACTTGGCTCTGCTCGTCGGCCCGGACCAGGGCTGGCTGACCACGCAGGAGTTCCTGGAGGCGCTGGACACCAACCTTCAGAAGAAGGTCGGCTAGCACACCGCATCGGACCCCCTGAACATCCGGGGGTGACGCAACAGGCCGTCCCGGCGATCCCGGGACGGCCTTCGCCGTTCTCCGACCTGCCGCCGCGCGGCGCCCGGCCGCGCGGTAGCCTGGCGCATGAATTATCTTGACGGCGAGAGACCCCCGTCGCCAGGTCACGACCACAGCGCACGGCCGCTCGGCCGCGAGGAGATGAAGCAGACATGACGCGCACCCCAGTCACCGTCACCGTCACCGGCGCCGCGGGCCAGATCGGCTACGCGCTGCTGTTCCGTATCGCGTCGGGCGCGCTGCTCGGCCCGGACGTACCGGTGAAGCTGCGGCTGCTGGAGATCCCGCAGGCCGTGAAGGCCGCCGAGGGCACCGCGATGGAGCTGGACGACTGCGCGTTCCCGCTGCTGTCCGGCGTCGAGATCTTCGACGACGCGAAGAAGGCGTTCGCGGGCACGAACGTGGCGCTGCTCGTCGGCGCGCGGCCCCGGACGAAGGGCATGGAGCGCGGGGACCTGCTGGAGGCCAACGGCGGGATCTTCAAGCCGCAGGGCGAGGCGATCAACGCGGGCGCGGCCGACGACGTCAAGATCCTGGTGGTCGGCAACCCGGCCAACACCAACGCGCTGATCGCGCAGCAGCACGCCCCGGACGTCCCGGCCGAGCGCTTCACGGCGATGACGCGCCTGGACCACAACCGCGCGATCGCGCAGGTGGCGAAGAAGGCCGGCGTGGCCGTCACCGACATCAAGAAGCTGACGATCTGGGGCAACCACTCCGCGACCCAGTACCCGGACCTGTTCCACGCCGAGATCGCGGGCAAGAACGCCGCCGAGACGGTGAACGACCGCGACTGGCTGGAGAACGACTTCATCCCGACCGTCGCCAAGCGCGGCGCGGCGATCATCGAGGCGCGGGGCGCGTCGTCGGCGGCGTCGGCGGCGTCCGCGGCGATCGACCACGTGCACACCTGGGTGAACGGCACGGCGGACGGCGACTGGACGTCGATGGCGGTCGTGTCCGACGGTTCCTACGGCGTCCCCGAGGGCCTGATCTCGTCGTTCCCGGTCACCACCAAGGACGGGAAGTGGGAGATCGTCCAGGGCCTGGAGATCGACGAGTTCTCGCGCGGCCGGATCGACGCGTCCGTGGCGGAGCTGTCCGAGGAGCGCGACGCGGTGCGCAAGCTCGGCCTCGTCTGACCGACCCCGCACGGCCCCCGGCGCCCCGCCGGGGGCCGTGCGCATTTGTGGGACGACTACAGGAAACGCGACGGAAACGTGGGTACCGGTCGCTAGGCTGACTGATCGCGAAAAACCGATCGGGAGGTCGTGAGTGGCGGAGCGGGCGTTCCAGGTCGATCTGCGGGGCGTGGTGGACCTCCTCAGCCGCCATCTGTACTCCAGTCCGCGCGTCTACCTGCGGGAACTGCTGCAGAACGCGGTGGACGCGATCACCGCGCGCGGCGACGTCCCCGGCCTGGTCCAGATCACGACCGGCAGCGGCGCGCTGCGGGTGGAGGACGACGGGATCGGGCTGACGGAGGACGAGGTCCACCGGCTGCTGGCGACGATCGGCCGGTCGTCCAAGCGCGACGAGCTGGGCTTCGCCCGGCACGACTTCCTCGGCCAGTTCGGGATCGGGCTGCTGTCGGCGTTCCTGGTGGCGGACGAGATCGAGGTCGTGACGCGGTCGGCGCGCGGCGGCCCGGCGGTGCGGTGGACGGG
Proteins encoded in this region:
- a CDS encoding malate dehydrogenase, which produces MTRTPVTVTVTGAAGQIGYALLFRIASGALLGPDVPVKLRLLEIPQAVKAAEGTAMELDDCAFPLLSGVEIFDDAKKAFAGTNVALLVGARPRTKGMERGDLLEANGGIFKPQGEAINAGAADDVKILVVGNPANTNALIAQQHAPDVPAERFTAMTRLDHNRAIAQVAKKAGVAVTDIKKLTIWGNHSATQYPDLFHAEIAGKNAAETVNDRDWLENDFIPTVAKRGAAIIEARGASSAASAASAAIDHVHTWVNGTADGDWTSMAVVSDGSYGVPEGLISSFPVTTKDGKWEIVQGLEIDEFSRGRIDASVAELSEERDAVRKLGLV